TTCCTTCAACTTTTTCTTCTTCTCGCTGGACTCGGCCTCTTTCTGTTTAAGAAGCTCTTTCTCCTGGCCTATCTTCTTGTTTTCGACATCTATCTGATCGAAGATCCTGATTATGTCTTCTTCTACCATGGAATTATCCGCCCTATTCCTGCCGATCTCGTCCTGTAGGGCCGAATATTCTTTGTTCGTCTTCACCTGGTTCAACTGGCTCTGGTATTTCTTTATCGTCCCTTCCCTTGCCTCAAGATCCACTTCCTTCTCTTTCCTTTTGACCTGCAGCGATTTCAATCCGTCCTCAAGCGTTTTCAGGCTTGCGGTGCTTTCCTTGAACTCCTCATCCATTCTATTAATATTTTCAGGAATCTGCTCAAGGCTGTCCTCCAGCCTGAACATGTGGCTGTCGAGGCCCTGCAGCTCCACCAATAATTTAATTTGTTCTTGTAG
This window of the Candidatus Omnitrophota bacterium genome carries:
- a CDS encoding C4-type zinc ribbon domain-containing protein, producing MENLQEQIKLLVELQGLDSHMFRLEDSLEQIPENINRMDEEFKESTASLKTLEDGLKSLQVKRKEKEVDLEAREGTIKKYQSQLNQVKTNKEYSALQDEIGRNRADNSMVEEDIIRIFDQIDVENKKIGQEKELLKQKEAESSEKKKKLKEEEARVNLELEDVKKKRTELAAKVDKNILSKYEKIVRNRGGLAVVPVHNDACQGCFRVLPPQVINEIRMKQGIIMCDNCARMLYIEE